One Streptomonospora salina genomic window, ACTGGCGCGGCCGCGGCGCGCGGGTTCCCCCCGACACGCTGCGCCACGTCCTGGGGGCTCTCGGGGTCGACGCCTCCGCGCCCCGCGGAGCCCTGGAGGAGCACTGGGCACGCCAGGCCACCCGGCTGCTACCGCCGTGCGTGGTCACCCGCGCCGGCCGCACCCCGCAGCTGCCGCTGCCCGACCTCTCGCGCTGCTGGGTCGAGCAGGCCGGCGGCGGGTGGAGCGAACCGGGGCCGCACCTGCCGCTCGGGCGCCATACCCTGCACGTCGAGAACGGGGCCGTGCGCCAGCAGGCCCCGCTGCTGGTGGTGCCCGACCGCCTGACCACCCGGCCCGAACGGCGCGTCTGGGGCATGATGGCCCAGCTGTACTCGCTGCGTTCGCGCGCCTCCTGGGGCATGGGCGACCTGCGCGACCTCGCCGAACTCGCCGATTGGAGCGCCCGCGACCTGGGAGCCGACTTCACCCTGGTCAATCCCCTGCACGCGACCGAGCCGGCCGGACCGATCGAACCCTCGCCCTATTTCCCCGTCAGCCGCCGCTACGGCGGACCGCTCAACATCCGCATCGAGGACGTCCCCGAGTACGCCGCTCTCGAACCCGCCCAGCGCGAGTCCATCCAGCGCCTGGCCCGCCCGCTGCGCGAGCACGCCCGCACCGCCGACCTGCTCGACCGCGACGCCGTCTGGGAGGCCAAGCGCGCCGCGCTGACCACGCTGTTCCACGTGCAGCGCACTCCGGCGCGCGAAGCCGCGTTCCGATCCTTCCTCGCCCGTGAAGGCGCACCGCTGGTGGAATACGCCACCTGGTGCGCCCTGGCCGACGAGCACGGGTGCGACTACCGCACCTGGCCGGCCGAGTTGCGCGACGCCTCCGCCCACACGGTCGGCGCCGAGGCGCTCCGCCGCTGGCCGGGCGTGGAGTTCCACCGCTGGCTGCAATGGATCCTCGACGACCAGCTCGCCGCCGCCCAGGCCGGTGCGCGCGCGGCCGGCATGGAGATGGGGATCGTGCACGACCTGGCCGTCGGCGTGCAACCCGGCGGCGCCGACGCCTGGATGTACGCCGACGCCGTGGCGTCCGGCGTGAGCGTGGGAGCGCCGCCCGACGAGTTCAACCAGCGCGGACAGGACTGGGGCCAGCCGCCCTGGCACCCCGGCCGGCTGGCCGAGCGGGCCTACGGCCCCTTCCGCCAAGTCCTGGGCCAGGCGCTGCGCCACGCCGGCGGGCTGCGCATGGACCACATCATGGGCCTGTTCCGGTTGTGGTGGGTGCCCGACGGGGCGTCGCCCGACCAGGGGACCTACGTGCGCTACGACCACGAAGGCATGGTCGGCAGCCTGCTGCTGGCCGCCCACGAGTTCGGTGCCGCTGTGGTGGGCGAGGACCTGGGGACCGTCGAACCCTGGGTGCGCGACCACCTCAGCGAACGCGGAGTGCTGGGCACGTCGGTGCTGTGGTTCGAACGCCGGGACGACGGCAGCCCGCGCCGCCCCGAGGAGTGGCGGTCGGACTGCCTGGCGACCGTCGCCACCCACGACCTGCCGCCGGTCGCCTCCTACCTCTCCGCCGAGCACGTCGAGCTGCGCGAGCACCTGGGACTGCTCGACCGCCCGGCCGCCGAAGAACGCGTCGACGCCGAGGCGCAGGTCGCCGCATGGCGCGACCGCCTGGTGGACCTGGGCCTGCTCGCCCCGGACGTCGACCCGCTGTCCGACCCCGGATCGGTGGTCGCCGCCCTGCACGCCTACCTCGTGCGCACCCCCGCGCCCATGATCGGGATATCGCTGGCCGACGTGGTCGGCGACCGGCGGATGCAGAACCAGCCCGGCACCAGCGACGCTTACCCCAACTGGCGGATCCCGCTGACCACGGCCGAGGGGGAGCCGGTCCTCCTCGACGAGCTGATGGCCGACCCGCGCCTGGCGGAGTATGCGCGCCGGTCCCTGAAACCGCTCATCGAGCCGTCCTACCTGGAGTCCTGACCAGCGCACCCGGCCCCGCCGGCGGGTGCGGCGTCAGGCCCGGCCGGCCACCAGCGGGTATCCCTCCCGGGACCCGTCTGTGACGACGTCGAACAGCCGATCCGCCGCACCGGGCTCGGCATCGGGGTCGATGCCGTACCAGGCGGTGTCGTCGTGCACCAGCAGGCGCGAGCGGTCCGGCGAGGGCACGGCCTGCTCGGGTACGGAGGGGACCTCGAAGGTGCGGTCGTCGGAGTAGCCGCCGCCGTCGTCGTCGATCTCCAGGAAGTACACGTTTCCGACGCCGCCGACGCCGCCCTGCTGCGCGCTGAACCACAGCCGGCCGCCCTGGAACTCCGGCGCCGACCACCTCTCGCCCTCGGGCGGCACCAGTTCCGCGTCCTCGGTGTAGGCCGAACCGTCCGCGGACCGCTCGGCCACGTGCACCCCCGGTGTCTCGAAGGGCGCGTAGGCGAAGCGCTGCCAGTCCGCGGTGAACCGCCCGTGTACCGGGACGCGCATCGACACCGGGTCGCCGACGCATCCTCCGCCCGTGCGGATTCCGCACGTGCCGCCGCTTCGCGCTCCGCCCGGACGGCGACGGGGGCGCCGCCGGGCTTCGGCCCGGCGGCGCCCCCGTACGTCGCGGCTTCCCGGCTACCCGGTCACGTTCTCCTCGGCGGCACGGGCGTCGCAGCGCTGGGCCTCCAGCGCCCGCCGCACGCCCGCCTGGCCCTCGACGAGCAGGCGGCGCAGGGCCGGAGCCGGGGCGCTCTTGTCGATGTAGGCCTCGGTGCGGCGGACGGTCTCCTCTTCCACCAGGTGGCGGGGGTAGGCCATCTCCGCGAACGTCTGGGCGAACTCGCCGGTCCACTCCTCCCAGATGGAGTCCAGCAGCTCGAAGTAGCGGTCGACGTAGGGGCGGTACAGCTCCCGCTGGGAGGGTTCGGTGAACCCGGCCAGGGTGGCGCGGAATTCGGCGTTGGCCATCTCGCCGGAGCGGATCCGGTCCCAGGCCTGGGCCTTGGCTTCGGCCGTGGGGATCGCGGCGCGGCAGCCGGCGGCCTGGCGCTCGCCCGTGGCGGTGGGGTCGAGGTCCAGTTCGGCGGCGATCTCCTTCTCGCCCGCGCGGCCCGCGGCGACCAGGCGGCGCAGCAGCGTCCAGCGCAGGTCGGTGTCGATGGTCAGTCCCTCGACCGTGATCGCGCCGTCCAGCAGCCCCTGAAGCAGCGAAAGGTGCTGGCCGCCCACGGCCGCTTCGGCGAACCCGTTGGCGTAGGCCAGCTGCAGGTCGCCGCCCGGCTCGGCAGAGGTGAGCAGGTCGCGCAGCCGCCCGGCCAGCAGGTCGAACCCGCTGTCGCGCCAAGCGGGGTCGGTGTAGTGGTGCAGCGCGGTGACGGCCTGGCGCAGCAGCGACTGCACCACCATGACGTCGCCGATGCCGCTGAGCCCCGAGGCCACCAGCCGCACGTAGTCGCGGGCGGCCATTTCGGCGTCGCGGGTCATGTCCCAGGCGGCGCCGAAGCTCAGCGCGCGCGGCAGGGACTCGGCGATGTCCCCGGCGCCCTCGACGACGGTGCGCAGCGACCGGTCGTCCAGGCGGATCTTGGTGAAGGTGAGGTCGTCGTCGTTGACCAGCACCAGGTCGGGCCGGGTCGAGCCGACCAGTTCCGGAACCTCGGTGCGCTCGCCCGAGACGTCCAGCTCGACGCGTTCGCGGCGGACGACGCCCTGCTCCGTGCGGTCGTAGAGCCCGATCGCCAGCCGGTGGGACCGCAGCGTGGGGTGCTCCTCGGCGGCCTCCTGGCGCACGGCGAAGGAGGTGAAGGTCCCGTCGGGGCCGACCTCGAACTCGGGGCGCACGGTGTTGACGCCGGCGGTCTCCAACCACTCGCGCGACCACGCGGACAGGTCGCGCCCGGAGGCGTGCTCCAGGTGCCGCAGGAGGTCCGACAGCTCGGTGTTGCCCCAGGCGTGCTCGGCGAAGTAGGCGCGCACTCCGGCGAAGAAGGCGTCCTCGCCCACGTAGGCCACCAGCTGCTTGAGGACCGAGGCGCCCTTGGCGTAGGTGATGCCGTCGAAGTTGACCTCGACCGCCTGCATGTCGGCCATGTCGGCGGCGATGGGGTGGGTGGAGGGCAGCTGGTCCTGGCGCAGCGCCCACGCCTTCTCGACGTTGGCGAAGGTGGTCCAGGCCTCGGTCCACTTGGTGGCGTTGACCTGGCAGTAGACGCTCGCGAAGGTCGCGAACGACTCGTTCAGCCACAGGTCGTCCCACCAGCGCATGGTGACCAGGTCGCCGAACCACATGTGCGCCATCTCGTGCAGGATGGTCTCGGCGCGGCGCTCGTAGCGGGCGTCGGTGACCCGCGACCGGAAGACGTAGTCCTCCAGGAAGGTGACGGCGCCGGCGTTCTCCATCGCGCCGGCGTTGAACTCGGGAACGAAGAGCTGGTCGTACTTGCCGAAGGGGTAACGCAGCCCGAACAGCCCGTGGTAGAAGTCGAAGCCCTGCTTGGTGACCTCGAGGATCGCGTCGGCGTCGAGGTGCTCGGCCAGCGAGGCACGGCAGTACACCCCGAGCGGGATCCCGTCGTGCTCGTCGCGCACCACGTGGTACGGGCCGGCGATCAGCGCCGTGATGTAGGTCGAGACCGGGCCGGTGGCGGGGAAGTGCCAGCGCGCCTTGGGGCCGGCCGGGTCCTCGACGGCCTCGCCCGCGACGTCCGGGGCGCTGTTGGAGACCACCTCGAAACCGGCGGGGGCGAAGACGGTGAGTTCGAACGGGGCTTTGAGGTCGGGCTGGTCGAAGCACGCGTACATGCGTTGCGCGTCGGCCGTCTCGAACTGGGTGTAGAGGTAGGTGCCGCCGTCGACCGGGTCGACGAAGCGGTGCAGGCCTTCGCCGGTGCGCATGAACGCCGCCTCGGCCAGCACCCGCAGCTCGTTGCGGGCCTGCAGGCCGCGCAGGCGGATCCGGCCGCCGTCGAAGACCTCGGCCGGGTCGAGTTCGGTGCCGTTGAGCACCACGGAGGTGACGCTGGGCGCGGTGAGGTCGATGAACGTGTCGGCCCCGGGTTCGGCGCAGTCGAATCCGACCACCGTGCGGGACTCGAACGTCTGGTCACTGCCCGTGAGGTCGAGCTCCACGGTGTAGGAGGAGACGCTCAGGATGCGAGCCCGCTCCCGCGCCTCCTCGCGTGTCAGGTTGCCCGCCACGTCCGCTCCCTTCAGGCCGCCGTCATCGCCGGCCGGAATCGCTGGTCCCCCGTTGCGCTTTCGCTGTGTCGCGCCGCAGCGCCGGAATCGAGGGGGTGCAATGCTTGCCGCGTCC contains:
- the malQ gene encoding 4-alpha-glucanotransferase encodes the protein MSDADLARLAEEYGVATTYADWRGRGARVPPDTLRHVLGALGVDASAPRGALEEHWARQATRLLPPCVVTRAGRTPQLPLPDLSRCWVEQAGGGWSEPGPHLPLGRHTLHVENGAVRQQAPLLVVPDRLTTRPERRVWGMMAQLYSLRSRASWGMGDLRDLAELADWSARDLGADFTLVNPLHATEPAGPIEPSPYFPVSRRYGGPLNIRIEDVPEYAALEPAQRESIQRLARPLREHARTADLLDRDAVWEAKRAALTTLFHVQRTPAREAAFRSFLAREGAPLVEYATWCALADEHGCDYRTWPAELRDASAHTVGAEALRRWPGVEFHRWLQWILDDQLAAAQAGARAAGMEMGIVHDLAVGVQPGGADAWMYADAVASGVSVGAPPDEFNQRGQDWGQPPWHPGRLAERAYGPFRQVLGQALRHAGGLRMDHIMGLFRLWWVPDGASPDQGTYVRYDHEGMVGSLLLAAHEFGAAVVGEDLGTVEPWVRDHLSERGVLGTSVLWFERRDDGSPRRPEEWRSDCLATVATHDLPPVASYLSAEHVELREHLGLLDRPAAEERVDAEAQVAAWRDRLVDLGLLAPDVDPLSDPGSVVAALHAYLVRTPAPMIGISLADVVGDRRMQNQPGTSDAYPNWRIPLTTAEGEPVLLDELMADPRLAEYARRSLKPLIEPSYLES
- the pepN gene encoding aminopeptidase N, which encodes MAGNLTREEARERARILSVSSYTVELDLTGSDQTFESRTVVGFDCAEPGADTFIDLTAPSVTSVVLNGTELDPAEVFDGGRIRLRGLQARNELRVLAEAAFMRTGEGLHRFVDPVDGGTYLYTQFETADAQRMYACFDQPDLKAPFELTVFAPAGFEVVSNSAPDVAGEAVEDPAGPKARWHFPATGPVSTYITALIAGPYHVVRDEHDGIPLGVYCRASLAEHLDADAILEVTKQGFDFYHGLFGLRYPFGKYDQLFVPEFNAGAMENAGAVTFLEDYVFRSRVTDARYERRAETILHEMAHMWFGDLVTMRWWDDLWLNESFATFASVYCQVNATKWTEAWTTFANVEKAWALRQDQLPSTHPIAADMADMQAVEVNFDGITYAKGASVLKQLVAYVGEDAFFAGVRAYFAEHAWGNTELSDLLRHLEHASGRDLSAWSREWLETAGVNTVRPEFEVGPDGTFTSFAVRQEAAEEHPTLRSHRLAIGLYDRTEQGVVRRERVELDVSGERTEVPELVGSTRPDLVLVNDDDLTFTKIRLDDRSLRTVVEGAGDIAESLPRALSFGAAWDMTRDAEMAARDYVRLVASGLSGIGDVMVVQSLLRQAVTALHHYTDPAWRDSGFDLLAGRLRDLLTSAEPGGDLQLAYANGFAEAAVGGQHLSLLQGLLDGAITVEGLTIDTDLRWTLLRRLVAAGRAGEKEIAAELDLDPTATGERQAAGCRAAIPTAEAKAQAWDRIRSGEMANAEFRATLAGFTEPSQRELYRPYVDRYFELLDSIWEEWTGEFAQTFAEMAYPRHLVEEETVRRTEAYIDKSAPAPALRRLLVEGQAGVRRALEAQRCDARAAEENVTG